A genomic region of Desulfitobacterium chlororespirans DSM 11544 contains the following coding sequences:
- a CDS encoding phosphodiester glycosidase family protein yields VTDGVTVENISRFTTGGWLNINVLRVDMTNPYVKIDTLSNDSITDDLVSISALAEKEGAVAAVNSSFFNPLTAGKGYADGPTVRAGDLLSTSAWYNRSKNEMASLSVDYANQLLFHYWKNDLTLIAGNDTAFAVTQYNQPSRQGYQDLTVLDRKWGPVAIGASENCPDLVEIVVSGNKILEIREGQPAAEIPEEGFVVVSRGEQAAKLLEQAAPGEQLQFQVTSTPDWNDLKMSTTGTSLLIQDGEIPATFSYSTPSFNQRNPRTIAGSTEDGSELILVTVDGRQDNSIGLTQQESAELMLELGAYQAIMFDGGASTTMAARQPGAFSPEVVNLPSEGILRNVASGIGIFSAAPAGRLDRLIIETEDTNIFADTSRTFSLKGIDRYANPVKIDPREVQWNVSGIDGSFQDNILYPVSPGTGKVTATLGGLKEELDIRVLNAPVQLTLNPARFDLPLYQNKAIRVKGLDPQGYAAVIEGRDVQWNVDGDIGSCEAGVFTPVTTGTGTIRAGVGDTHAYSAVAVTLDAIELLHPFESSGRSEEPRFQTDPQTSQGYFELSADQFYAGESSGQLVYDFLYGNSEDQISVLFAEQGLPLDPATTGLSLWLYNISPNSNRIKGEVIDSADVKHTVEFTSDLNWTGWKESTASLSGIDSPAYLTRLYIENTDPATPWGKIYFDELSALIQKRPTIDPSTIPADTLPKDEANRQAAFTSGPDNFLFSLLTGGKAPGIYTAPLTQAGAGDAPTPILAAGSGYQSSSYQNSTFLQLDVSQGGLRRSDPQQWTRLFTTLDDIQSANVFLLMSLSPADFINAKEAQLLKDTLANYREATGKNIWVLFPGPVDQSELDRGVRYISTAQSLQTTVLGEEISYEFMP; encoded by the coding sequence GTTACGGACGGCGTAACCGTGGAGAACATATCCCGTTTTACCACAGGCGGCTGGTTGAATATTAATGTGCTGCGCGTGGATATGACTAACCCTTATGTGAAAATTGACACCCTAAGCAATGACTCGATCACCGACGACCTGGTCAGCATTTCCGCCCTGGCCGAAAAAGAGGGGGCCGTGGCTGCTGTCAACAGCAGTTTCTTTAATCCGCTCACCGCCGGCAAAGGCTATGCAGACGGTCCCACCGTCCGGGCCGGCGATCTTTTGTCCACCTCCGCCTGGTACAACCGGAGCAAAAATGAAATGGCTTCCCTTTCCGTTGATTATGCTAATCAGCTGCTTTTTCACTATTGGAAAAATGACCTTACCCTCATCGCCGGAAACGATACCGCCTTTGCCGTTACCCAGTACAACCAGCCGAGCAGGCAAGGCTACCAAGACCTTACGGTCCTGGATCGCAAGTGGGGACCTGTGGCCATCGGCGCCTCCGAAAACTGCCCCGATCTGGTTGAAATCGTCGTAAGCGGGAACAAAATCCTGGAGATCCGGGAAGGACAGCCTGCCGCCGAGATTCCCGAGGAAGGTTTCGTCGTCGTCTCCCGGGGCGAGCAGGCGGCTAAGCTTCTGGAACAGGCCGCCCCTGGAGAACAGCTCCAATTCCAAGTCACCTCCACGCCGGACTGGAACGACCTGAAGATGTCCACCACCGGAACCTCCCTTCTTATCCAGGACGGAGAAATCCCCGCCACTTTTTCTTACAGCACCCCCAGCTTTAATCAACGAAACCCCCGGACCATAGCCGGCAGTACCGAAGATGGGAGTGAACTCATCCTGGTTACAGTTGACGGAAGGCAGGATAACAGCATCGGCTTGACCCAGCAGGAATCCGCCGAGCTGATGCTGGAATTAGGGGCGTATCAAGCCATTATGTTTGACGGCGGCGCCTCCACCACCATGGCCGCCCGACAGCCCGGGGCCTTTTCCCCTGAGGTGGTCAACCTTCCTTCCGAAGGCATCCTGAGAAATGTGGCGTCAGGCATCGGGATTTTCTCCGCAGCCCCCGCCGGCCGGCTGGACCGCCTGATCATCGAGACCGAAGACACCAACATATTTGCCGATACTTCGAGAACTTTTTCCCTTAAGGGCATCGACCGCTATGCCAATCCAGTGAAGATCGACCCAAGGGAAGTTCAGTGGAATGTCAGCGGGATCGACGGCAGTTTTCAGGACAATATCCTCTATCCGGTTTCCCCGGGCACCGGAAAAGTAACCGCCACCCTCGGCGGTCTGAAGGAGGAGCTGGACATCCGGGTCTTAAACGCCCCAGTGCAGCTTACCCTCAATCCAGCCAGATTCGACCTTCCTTTGTACCAAAATAAAGCCATCCGGGTAAAAGGTCTCGACCCCCAAGGTTATGCCGCGGTCATCGAAGGCCGGGATGTTCAATGGAACGTTGACGGCGACATCGGTAGTTGCGAAGCCGGCGTGTTCACCCCCGTCACCACCGGTACCGGCACTATCCGGGCCGGCGTCGGCGACACCCATGCCTACAGTGCCGTTGCCGTTACTTTGGATGCCATAGAACTCCTGCATCCCTTCGAAAGCTCCGGCCGGTCGGAGGAGCCACGCTTCCAAACCGACCCGCAAACAAGCCAGGGTTATTTCGAGCTTAGCGCTGATCAATTCTACGCCGGGGAGTCTTCCGGACAGCTGGTGTATGATTTCTTATACGGTAACTCTGAGGACCAGATCTCTGTTCTCTTTGCCGAGCAGGGGCTCCCCCTTGATCCGGCCACTACCGGGTTATCCCTGTGGCTTTATAATATCAGCCCCAACTCGAACCGCATCAAGGGAGAAGTCATAGACTCCGCCGATGTGAAACACACCGTCGAATTTACTTCCGACCTCAATTGGACCGGCTGGAAAGAGAGCACAGCATCCTTATCCGGGATCGACTCTCCCGCTTATCTCACCAGGCTCTACATAGAAAACACCGATCCTGCCACCCCTTGGGGGAAGATCTATTTTGACGAATTGTCGGCACTGATCCAGAAGCGCCCGACCATCGATCCGAGCACCATCCCCGCAGATACCCTGCCCAAAGATGAAGCGAACCGGCAGGCTGCCTTCACCTCCGGTCCCGACAATTTCCTGTTTTCCTTGCTCACCGGGGGCAAAGCACCGGGTATTTACACCGCTCCCCTCACTCAAGCGGGAGCCGGGGATGCCCCAACACCTATACTGGCCGCCGGTTCAGGGTATCAATCCTCTAGTTATCAAAACAGCACTTTCCTCCAGCTGGATGTAAGCCAAGGCGGGCTGAGGAGAAGCGACCCGCAGCAATGGACCCGGCTGTTCACGACCCTGGATGACATCCAGAGCGCCAATGTCTTTCTCCTCATGTCCCTCAGCCCGGCCGATTTCATCAATGCCAAAGAAGCACAGCTGCTGAAAGATACGCTGGCCAATTACCGGGAAGCAACCGGCAAGAACATTTGGGTCCTTTTCCCTGGTCCTGTAGATCAAAGCGAGCTTGACCGCGGCGTACGCTATATCAGCACCGCCCAATCCCTGCAAACGACAGTGCTGGGAGAGGAGATTTCCTATGAATTCATGCCTTAG